A window of the Ammoniphilus oxalaticus genome harbors these coding sequences:
- a CDS encoding homoserine dehydrogenase gives MEKKQVKVGLLGLGTVGTGVARILEMHQDDLLKQTSVEIKIAKVLVSDLQKKRSIELDADLFTLSAADIIEDPEIDIVIELIGGIEPTKQYILDALDRGKHVITANKDLMALHGTEILAKAAEKGCDVYYEASVAGGIPILRALVDGFSSDRIHKMIGIVNGTTNYILTKMSQEGAQYEDVLKEAQELGYAEADPTADVEGFDAARKMAILSNLGFKVDFDLNHVDVRGMSNVTAEDIAYGKKLGYVIKLLGIAQRDEGCIEVSVQPTMIHRKHPLASVNGVFNAVYVYGAAVGETMFYGPGAGELPTATAVTSDLVTVVKNMKLGISGKSVVAPYRETILKTPEQIESKFFLRLLVSDQPGVLAEITTRLASYDISIEQIIQQPNRDHAEAEIILITHMASKKGMDQILTELTTIEAVKEIKSYYRVEGLEDK, from the coding sequence ATGGAAAAAAAACAAGTAAAAGTTGGATTATTAGGACTCGGTACAGTAGGTACAGGGGTTGCGCGTATTTTGGAAATGCATCAGGACGATCTTCTTAAACAGACTTCAGTAGAAATTAAAATAGCGAAAGTGCTTGTGAGTGATTTACAGAAAAAGAGAAGCATCGAACTTGACGCGGACTTATTTACGTTATCTGCCGCAGATATTATCGAAGATCCAGAAATCGACATTGTGATTGAATTAATTGGCGGAATTGAACCGACGAAACAATATATTTTGGATGCGTTAGATCGCGGTAAACATGTCATCACAGCAAATAAGGATTTGATGGCGTTGCATGGTACCGAAATTTTAGCGAAAGCGGCTGAAAAAGGATGCGATGTTTACTATGAGGCGAGTGTAGCTGGTGGAATTCCAATTTTAAGAGCGTTAGTCGATGGCTTTTCCTCCGATCGTATTCATAAAATGATTGGAATCGTCAATGGAACGACGAATTACATATTGACGAAGATGAGCCAGGAAGGCGCTCAATACGAAGACGTGTTAAAAGAAGCGCAAGAGCTAGGCTACGCGGAAGCGGATCCGACAGCGGATGTCGAAGGATTTGACGCGGCTCGAAAAATGGCGATCTTAAGCAACCTAGGATTTAAAGTTGATTTTGATTTAAATCATGTCGATGTGCGCGGCATGTCGAACGTAACGGCTGAAGACATCGCTTACGGCAAAAAGTTAGGATACGTCATCAAGCTACTCGGGATCGCGCAGCGAGATGAAGGCTGTATTGAAGTAAGTGTGCAGCCAACGATGATACATCGCAAACATCCGTTGGCTTCTGTTAACGGAGTGTTTAATGCTGTTTATGTGTATGGCGCAGCGGTAGGCGAAACGATGTTTTACGGCCCTGGAGCGGGTGAATTGCCGACAGCGACGGCGGTAACATCTGACTTAGTCACTGTTGTTAAAAACATGAAGCTCGGTATCAGCGGTAAAAGCGTGGTCGCCCCTTATCGTGAAACGATCTTAAAGACGCCCGAGCAGATCGAATCGAAATTTTTCCTGCGCTTGTTAGTGTCCGATCAACCAGGCGTGTTGGCGGAAATTACGACAAGATTAGCGAGTTATGATATTAGCATTGAACAGATTATTCAGCAACCAAACCGCGATCATGCGGAAGCCGAGATTATTTTAATCACACACATGGCATCCAAAAAAGGCATGGATCAAATTTTAACGGAGCTGACAACGATTGAAGCTGTTAAAGAAATCAAAAGTTACTACCGCGTAGAGGGTCTAGAGGATAAATAA
- the pheA gene encoding prephenate dehydratase translates to MDRKVAFLGPIGTFSEEAARFFFEDRSASFIPFSSIPNVLESLARGDVEFAVVPIENSIEGTVNLAMDWLVHRIDVPIRGELAYPISQHLMGAQQIELEQIEKVLSHPQAIAQSRLFLQEHLPNVEIEYTKSTAEAVQLVSENPDKRWAAIGNRLSQQIYPVHFLRESIQEQSNNYTRFLLVSSEKLEGKATDREKTTVLVTLPSDFPGALHQVLAAFAWRKINLSRIESRPTKTGLGNYHFIIDIEQKMDDILLPGAFAEMEALGCQVRNLGSYPCYVKQVTVGS, encoded by the coding sequence ATGGACAGAAAAGTAGCTTTTTTAGGTCCGATCGGGACGTTTTCCGAGGAAGCGGCTCGCTTTTTCTTTGAAGATCGATCGGCCAGCTTCATTCCCTTTTCCAGCATTCCGAATGTGTTGGAATCGTTAGCGCGTGGCGACGTTGAATTTGCAGTCGTTCCGATTGAAAATTCAATAGAAGGAACGGTTAATTTAGCGATGGACTGGTTGGTTCATCGAATTGATGTGCCGATTCGCGGCGAATTAGCCTATCCGATTTCCCAGCATTTAATGGGCGCGCAGCAAATAGAGCTAGAACAAATCGAAAAGGTCCTGTCTCATCCGCAAGCGATTGCTCAATCAAGACTATTCTTGCAAGAACATCTGCCAAATGTGGAAATCGAGTATACGAAAAGCACGGCGGAGGCCGTTCAGCTCGTGAGCGAGAACCCGGATAAACGTTGGGCTGCGATCGGAAACCGCCTTTCCCAACAAATCTATCCGGTTCATTTTTTACGCGAGTCGATTCAAGAGCAATCGAATAACTATACCCGCTTTTTGTTAGTGAGTTCCGAAAAGCTAGAAGGCAAGGCGACAGATCGCGAGAAAACGACCGTGCTTGTGACGTTGCCGTCCGATTTCCCTGGCGCGCTCCATCAAGTATTAGCTGCTTTTGCATGGAGGAAAATTAACTTATCAAGAATCGAATCTCGTCCAACTAAGACGGGCCTTGGGAACTATCATTTTATTATTGATATCGAACAAAAAATGGACGATATATTATTGCCAGGGGCCTTTGCGGAAATGGAAGCGCTCGGTTGCCAAGTAAGGAACTTAGGTTCCTATCCGTGCTACGTCAAACAGGTCACGGTCGGCTCCTGA
- the ruvC gene encoding crossover junction endodeoxyribonuclease RuvC, whose translation MRIIGIDPGIAIVGFGIIEKQGSRLIPIQYGCLRTKAHTPEPLRLKQIYEALTSILEKYQPEVMAIEKIFFNRNVTTAFSVGQARGVMVLAAEQAAMPVYEYTPLQMKQAVVGYGQAEKRQVQEMVKLLLHLKEAPKPDDTADALGIAITHAHSSHIEIRMNGE comes from the coding sequence ATGCGAATTATTGGCATCGACCCAGGGATTGCCATTGTTGGCTTTGGCATCATTGAGAAACAAGGAAGTAGGCTCATCCCAATTCAGTATGGATGCCTGCGAACGAAAGCGCATACGCCAGAACCGTTAAGGTTGAAGCAAATATATGAGGCGCTCACGAGTATTCTGGAGAAGTATCAGCCAGAAGTAATGGCTATTGAAAAGATCTTTTTTAATCGAAACGTGACGACGGCGTTTTCTGTTGGACAAGCAAGGGGAGTGATGGTCTTAGCCGCGGAGCAAGCTGCAATGCCTGTTTACGAGTACACGCCATTGCAAATGAAGCAGGCCGTTGTCGGGTACGGACAGGCGGAAAAAAGGCAAGTTCAGGAAATGGTTAAACTTTTATTGCATTTGAAGGAAGCTCCGAAACCGGATGACACTGCGGATGCGCTAGGTATCGCGATTACCCATGCTCATTCCTCTCATATAGAAATACGAATGAATGGAGAATAA
- the ruvB gene encoding Holliday junction branch migration DNA helicase RuvB, which translates to MDDRIISAQMSEEDIGMELSLRPRFLDEYIGQQQIKENLKVYIEAAKMRKESLDHVLLYGPPGLGKTTLSMIIANELGVQLRTTSGPAIERPGDLAAILTNLQHGDVLFIDEIHRLNRSVEEVLYPAMEDFGLDIIIGKGPSARSVRLDLPPFTLIGATTRAGLLSSPLRDRFGVVSRLEYYHLDELSFIVERTAELLDMEIATQAAKEIAMRSRGTPRIANRLLKRVRDFAQVEGSGRITEHVAEKALERMQVDRLGLDDIDSKLILGIIDKFTGGPVGLETIAATIGEEAHTIEDVYEPYLLQIGFLQRTPRGRIVTRLAYEHFNREVPT; encoded by the coding sequence ATGGATGATCGGATTATTTCGGCGCAAATGTCTGAAGAAGACATTGGCATGGAATTGAGCCTTCGACCGCGCTTTTTAGATGAATACATAGGGCAACAACAGATCAAAGAAAACTTGAAGGTCTATATCGAAGCTGCCAAAATGCGCAAGGAGTCACTAGATCACGTCTTGTTATACGGTCCCCCCGGACTCGGTAAGACGACGTTATCGATGATCATTGCGAACGAATTGGGCGTGCAGCTTAGAACGACGTCAGGACCGGCGATTGAGCGACCTGGCGATTTAGCGGCTATTTTGACAAACTTGCAACATGGCGATGTACTATTTATTGATGAGATACACCGTTTAAATCGCAGTGTCGAGGAAGTGCTCTATCCCGCAATGGAAGACTTTGGGCTCGATATCATTATTGGGAAGGGACCGAGCGCGCGATCCGTGCGACTTGATCTGCCTCCATTTACATTAATTGGGGCGACAACACGAGCGGGATTGTTATCCTCGCCACTAAGAGACCGATTTGGTGTGGTTAGTCGGCTGGAGTACTATCATTTGGATGAACTTTCCTTTATTGTAGAGAGAACGGCTGAACTTTTAGATATGGAAATTGCGACTCAAGCCGCCAAAGAAATTGCGATGCGTTCGAGGGGAACTCCGCGGATCGCGAATCGCTTATTAAAAAGAGTGCGCGATTTTGCTCAAGTCGAAGGTAGCGGGCGTATAACAGAGCATGTCGCAGAGAAAGCTTTAGAGAGGATGCAGGTTGATCGGCTTGGTCTAGACGACATTGACAGTAAATTGATCTTAGGGATTATCGACAAGTTTACTGGGGGACCCGTTGGTCTTGAAACAATTGCGGCCACGATCGGAGAAGAAGCCCATACAATTGAAGATGTGTATGAACCTTATCTGCTGCAAATCGGTTTTCTACAACGGACGCCGCGCGGGCGAATCGTTACGCGCTTAGCTTACGAACATTTCAATCGGGAGGTGCCGACATAA
- the thrB gene encoding homoserine kinase, whose translation MRNTVQVTVPASTANLGPGFDTIGMAFQLYTTIRMTVSDRPEVIMHGDQLHELPTDQTNLVYQMAELIFNKITRELPPLRIEMKSDIPLTRGLGSSATAIVGGLVAANFLAGEPLSKEEILSIAAELEGHPDNVGAALFGGIVVAVMEEERVPYLKISPDPQLKALAVIPDFQLSTEKARNVLPQQYSKQDTVFSVGRASLLAAGLASGQYHVLASAMQDKLHQPYRMSLVPGMEELLQGVYEYGALGAALSGAGPTVIALLHGEDDELGKFMQETLLKHEIQSKVLRLLPDRLGARVEVVDTPFETE comes from the coding sequence ATGAGAAATACAGTTCAAGTTACAGTGCCGGCCAGTACAGCTAATCTAGGACCGGGCTTTGATACGATAGGAATGGCATTTCAGTTATATACGACGATCCGAATGACTGTTTCGGATCGTCCTGAGGTCATTATGCATGGTGATCAATTACATGAATTGCCGACAGACCAAACGAATCTTGTTTACCAAATGGCAGAACTCATTTTTAACAAAATTACTCGAGAGCTTCCGCCGTTGCGTATCGAAATGAAAAGCGATATTCCTTTAACGCGCGGTTTGGGCAGCAGCGCCACCGCGATCGTCGGCGGATTAGTCGCGGCAAACTTTCTTGCGGGCGAACCGCTTTCTAAAGAAGAGATCTTGTCAATTGCCGCCGAGCTGGAAGGGCACCCGGATAATGTTGGAGCCGCTTTGTTCGGCGGAATTGTTGTCGCCGTCATGGAAGAAGAGCGAGTTCCGTATTTGAAAATTAGCCCAGATCCTCAATTAAAAGCTTTAGCCGTTATTCCTGATTTTCAGCTTTCAACAGAGAAGGCGCGCAATGTGTTGCCGCAACAATATTCCAAACAAGATACCGTATTTTCGGTGGGGCGCGCTAGTTTGCTAGCGGCTGGCTTAGCGAGTGGTCAGTATCATGTGTTAGCTTCGGCAATGCAAGATAAGTTGCACCAACCTTATCGGATGAGTCTTGTGCCTGGTATGGAAGAACTATTGCAAGGTGTGTATGAGTATGGCGCTTTGGGAGCCGCATTGAGCGGAGCCGGTCCGACCGTGATTGCCTTGCTGCATGGTGAGGACGACGAACTTGGAAAATTTATGCAAGAAACATTGCTGAAGCACGAGATCCAATCGAAAGTATTGCGTCTATTGCCTGACCGTCTAGGCGCCAGGGTTGAAGTTGTTGACACCCCTTTTGAGACCGAGTAG
- the ruvA gene encoding Holliday junction branch migration protein RuvA, with the protein MIDFIDGQVEYVESDSVVLETTQGIGYRIFCPNPYAMKVKESLRVYTHHHVRDDAISLYGFRSRDKRGLFRKLLDVTGIGPRGALAIIAAAEPHQIVTAVQHEDMNFLTKFPGVGKKTAGRMILELKDKLNEFLIPGSADGLLADPMAEGQTIQTSSSITTAFNEASEALLALGYSENEVRKVMAKLHGETDSTEELIKKALQLFISS; encoded by the coding sequence ATGATCGACTTTATCGATGGTCAGGTAGAATATGTAGAATCGGATTCCGTCGTGCTGGAAACGACGCAAGGGATCGGGTATCGGATTTTTTGCCCGAATCCTTACGCAATGAAAGTAAAGGAAAGTTTACGCGTTTATACACATCATCATGTTAGGGATGACGCGATTTCACTGTACGGATTCCGCTCGCGGGATAAACGTGGCTTGTTTCGTAAATTACTCGATGTGACAGGGATTGGTCCAAGAGGCGCATTGGCGATTATTGCCGCTGCTGAACCGCATCAAATCGTGACAGCGGTTCAACATGAAGATATGAATTTTCTAACTAAATTTCCGGGAGTTGGAAAGAAGACGGCGGGACGAATGATTTTGGAATTGAAAGACAAACTGAACGAATTCCTGATCCCTGGCTCTGCAGATGGACTTTTGGCCGACCCAATGGCAGAGGGGCAAACGATTCAAACGTCGTCATCGATCACAACCGCTTTTAATGAGGCGAGCGAAGCGCTATTGGCCTTAGGTTATTCGGAAAATGAAGTGCGGAAAGTGATGGCTAAGTTACATGGAGAGACAGATTCAACGGAAGAGTTGATCAAAAAAGCTTTGCAATTGTTCATTAGTTCATAA
- a CDS encoding DUF2905 domain-containing protein, protein MNPVAKLLIISGLVMVAVGIVWQFGGRFLNLGRLPGDIVVEKENFRFYFPLMTSIIVSIVLSLLFYIMRLFR, encoded by the coding sequence GTGAATCCTGTCGCGAAATTATTGATCATAAGTGGGCTGGTGATGGTTGCTGTAGGAATTGTGTGGCAATTCGGCGGCCGATTCCTTAATCTGGGCCGATTACCCGGAGATATCGTTGTAGAAAAGGAAAATTTCCGTTTTTATTTCCCGCTTATGACAAGTATCATCGTAAGCATCGTGTTGTCGCTCCTATTTTATATTATGCGGTTGTTTAGATAA
- a CDS encoding ACT domain-containing protein yields the protein MKREEKYYLVRDEILPEAILKTVDAKKLLDSGEALTVNEAVEKVGLSRSAYYKYKDGVFLFNAMSREVIVTIAATLEHRSGVLSKFLSFVARQGGNVLTINQTIPVQGMAHVSMSIDTAFMNLTTAEFIEKLGNLDGVTKAVIVGRG from the coding sequence ATGAAACGCGAGGAGAAATATTACTTAGTCCGTGATGAAATATTGCCAGAAGCGATTTTAAAAACAGTCGACGCTAAAAAGCTGCTTGATTCTGGGGAAGCCTTGACCGTGAATGAGGCGGTAGAGAAAGTCGGCTTGAGCAGAAGCGCTTATTACAAATACAAAGATGGCGTTTTTTTATTCAATGCGATGTCGCGGGAAGTGATCGTTACGATTGCGGCAACATTAGAGCATCGATCGGGAGTTCTTTCTAAATTTCTAAGTTTTGTGGCTCGCCAGGGCGGAAATGTGTTAACAATCAATCAAACAATCCCTGTCCAAGGGATGGCCCATGTTTCTATGTCAATCGATACAGCTTTTATGAATCTTACGACAGCCGAATTTATCGAAAAACTTGGAAATTTAGATGGTGTGACGAAAGCAGTGATTGTTGGAAGAGGTTAA
- the ilvE gene encoding branched-chain-amino-acid transaminase, whose amino-acid sequence MDRWIYLNGEFVKKEDAKISVFDHGLLYGDGIFEGIRVYNGNVFKCKEHIDRLYDSANSILLEIGLTKSELTEVMLETVRRNGMKDAYIRLVVSRGVGDLGLDPRKCPKATVIIIVEELAIFPKDHYETGIRIITVPTRRNTPDALNPKIKSLNYLNNVLVKIEANLAGVSEALMLNAQGYVCEGSGDNIFVIKDNIIYTPPSYLGALEGITRNSIMKLAIEAGYTVKEEPFTRHDVYIADEVFLTGTAVEVIAVNEVDGRKIGDGRPGPITNTLLEKFKSIVEVDGKQVFDVVQQ is encoded by the coding sequence GTGGACAGATGGATCTACTTAAATGGAGAATTTGTTAAAAAAGAAGATGCTAAAATATCTGTATTTGACCATGGATTATTGTATGGAGATGGGATCTTTGAAGGCATCCGCGTTTATAATGGGAATGTATTTAAATGTAAAGAACATATCGACCGACTCTATGATTCAGCTAACTCAATTTTGTTGGAGATCGGTTTAACGAAGTCGGAATTAACAGAAGTGATGCTGGAAACGGTGCGCCGCAACGGGATGAAGGACGCTTATATCCGATTAGTCGTTTCTAGGGGTGTCGGGGATTTAGGGTTAGATCCACGGAAATGTCCGAAAGCAACGGTGATTATTATCGTTGAGGAATTAGCTATTTTTCCTAAGGACCATTATGAGACAGGGATTCGAATTATTACGGTGCCGACCCGAAGAAATACACCCGACGCTTTGAATCCAAAGATCAAGTCGCTGAATTATTTGAACAACGTTCTTGTTAAGATTGAAGCAAACTTGGCGGGAGTTAGTGAAGCGCTGATGTTGAACGCGCAAGGTTATGTGTGCGAGGGGTCGGGCGATAACATTTTTGTCATTAAAGATAATATTATCTATACACCGCCAAGTTACCTCGGCGCCCTAGAAGGGATCACACGCAATTCTATCATGAAACTAGCGATTGAAGCGGGTTATACGGTGAAAGAGGAACCATTTACGCGACATGATGTTTATATTGCCGATGAAGTGTTTTTAACAGGAACAGCGGTGGAGGTCATTGCTGTTAACGAAGTAGATGGCAGAAAGATTGGGGATGGCCGTCCTGGACCGATTACTAATACGTTACTTGAAAAATTTAAGAGCATCGTGGAAGTAGATGGGAAGCAAGTATTCGATGTCGTTCAACAGTAA
- a CDS encoding LysM peptidoglycan-binding domain-containing protein yields the protein MRIHIVKRGETLAKIAKRYNVPLERLREINQHLKDPEKLTAGAKVKVPTAGIRLKTKQVVPVSKQAKQDVELVNVQQSFESMDPLESSSVRPITPSVMEQPLMPEAQSSFDFSSSDDGTRQFNPTVGYPYQGVPTMFDPYLYPPQAWQGYGPYTSGVTMQPADAPYSPYAFGSGFQPSYQAPYSFYPPYEYGCNSCQPPMPYGPSGYYEHTYPGTTFGSDAGYLTPWQTHAYGGGVPFPSQTQSLAHGPYDSDFFTRPYYPTLYHEGHYMREAGAPFQSDLDYASGSPDLEPIDREDESSSV from the coding sequence TTGAGAATCCATATTGTAAAAAGAGGAGAAACGTTAGCTAAAATAGCAAAGAGATACAATGTTCCCTTAGAGCGTTTACGTGAAATCAATCAACATCTGAAGGATCCAGAGAAATTGACGGCTGGAGCTAAAGTAAAGGTGCCCACAGCAGGAATTCGTTTAAAGACAAAGCAAGTGGTTCCTGTTTCCAAACAAGCGAAGCAAGATGTGGAGTTGGTCAATGTTCAGCAGTCATTCGAGTCAATGGATCCATTAGAATCATCTTCGGTAAGACCGATAACTCCGAGTGTCATGGAGCAACCGTTGATGCCTGAGGCGCAGTCATCATTCGATTTTAGTAGTTCAGATGATGGAACCCGTCAATTTAACCCAACTGTAGGCTATCCATATCAAGGGGTTCCGACGATGTTCGACCCTTATTTATATCCTCCGCAAGCGTGGCAAGGATATGGACCCTACACTAGCGGTGTAACGATGCAACCTGCTGACGCGCCCTATTCGCCCTACGCGTTCGGTTCTGGTTTTCAACCGTCCTATCAAGCTCCATACTCCTTCTATCCGCCGTATGAATACGGATGTAACAGTTGTCAACCACCGATGCCATACGGGCCGAGCGGTTATTATGAACATACCTATCCCGGAACAACTTTCGGTTCGGACGCGGGATACTTGACGCCATGGCAGACACACGCATATGGAGGCGGTGTTCCATTTCCATCCCAAACGCAATCTTTGGCGCATGGTCCGTATGATTCAGACTTTTTTACGCGTCCCTATTACCCAACGCTTTATCATGAAGGTCATTACATGAGAGAAGCGGGAGCTCCGTTTCAATCCGATCTAGATTATGCGTCGGGTAGCCCGGATTTGGAGCCAATCGATCGCGAAGATGAGTCATCATCAGTCTAA
- the nadE gene encoding NAD(+) synthase, whose translation MEDKINLVVNWLRDQVQQSATAGLLVGVSGGIDSAVVAGLIKRAFPDQSLGVIMPCDSNPKDGEDALRVVQAFGLDYTQVDLTQSHHLLLKVIDQQLKYKKAYREEVSKVNDGNLRARMRMATLYAIAAHYRYLVVGTDNAAEYYTGYFTKYGDGGVDLLPLLHLKKREVYEWGRVLGVPSEIIDKQPSAGLWEDQTDEDELGTTYEQIDAWLDGKEIPDKDLQIVERLRRISEHKRQTPPSPPKF comes from the coding sequence ATAGAGGATAAAATCAATTTAGTCGTAAATTGGTTGCGTGACCAAGTCCAACAAAGCGCTACTGCTGGTCTACTTGTAGGTGTAAGCGGAGGGATTGACAGCGCCGTTGTTGCGGGGTTAATCAAAAGAGCCTTTCCTGATCAATCATTAGGAGTGATCATGCCATGTGATTCAAATCCGAAGGATGGGGAAGACGCGTTGCGAGTCGTACAAGCTTTCGGGCTAGACTATACTCAAGTCGACCTTACACAGTCACATCACCTATTATTGAAAGTGATCGATCAACAATTAAAATATAAAAAGGCTTATCGCGAGGAAGTCAGCAAGGTGAATGACGGGAACTTAAGAGCCCGTATGAGAATGGCAACGCTTTACGCGATAGCGGCCCATTATCGTTATTTAGTCGTTGGCACAGACAATGCCGCGGAATATTATACAGGTTATTTCACGAAATATGGCGACGGCGGGGTTGATTTATTGCCCTTGCTCCATTTGAAAAAAAGGGAAGTCTATGAATGGGGACGTGTGTTAGGTGTTCCTTCAGAGATTATCGATAAACAACCGAGCGCCGGTTTGTGGGAAGATCAAACCGATGAAGATGAACTCGGGACAACCTATGAGCAGATAGATGCTTGGTTAGACGGGAAAGAAATCCCCGATAAGGACCTACAAATTGTGGAGCGATTGCGACGGATTTCGGAACATAAGCGTCAAACGCCGCCATCACCTCCTAAATTTTAA
- a CDS encoding phosphotransferase, which produces MQVQLTQMIQRHWGRQVYAIRDKRKAIVADTNKGLLYVKSYSSKEKADWVVSLSRQLLQKGFSETLRYYDTKEGRSVVPFNGSYFVAIRPIMGRDAKYDDVYDVMRTVHCLGEYHRHAKGIEGGPSLETKAAPIIEKWENRLERFLLVTQKLQSSRSVGNLEKRIIRISPYILAEARAALDMARRSPIVEEYQAALASRAVAHRDLASHNFLIGDKTFLIDYDTAMYDTPLIDLIQMIDRTLDQQKWQFDCFYRMMEQYQLSVPLTEQQYALVYLLLRYPDNFMREVIGLYEGKRRFVSKKIDAYLTMIIKQWSQRMNFFRGSQHFLYEEQQSESTIVV; this is translated from the coding sequence ATGCAGGTTCAGTTGACTCAAATGATTCAACGTCACTGGGGGCGTCAGGTGTACGCGATTCGGGACAAGAGGAAAGCAATTGTAGCGGACACAAATAAAGGGCTGCTTTATGTGAAGAGCTATTCTTCAAAAGAAAAAGCGGATTGGGTTGTTTCTCTTTCCCGGCAGCTGCTCCAAAAAGGGTTTTCAGAAACATTACGTTATTACGATACAAAAGAGGGTCGTTCGGTCGTTCCATTCAATGGGAGCTATTTTGTTGCGATTCGGCCAATTATGGGGCGTGACGCCAAATACGATGATGTGTATGATGTGATGCGGACCGTTCATTGTTTAGGTGAGTATCATCGGCATGCGAAGGGGATTGAGGGGGGACCAAGTTTGGAAACGAAGGCGGCCCCTATTATTGAGAAATGGGAAAATCGATTGGAACGGTTCTTGCTCGTGACGCAAAAATTGCAGAGTAGCCGATCGGTCGGAAATCTTGAAAAGCGGATTATTCGAATCTCTCCTTATATCCTGGCTGAAGCTCGAGCAGCGTTAGATATGGCTCGTCGTTCTCCGATTGTTGAAGAGTACCAAGCAGCGCTCGCATCGAGAGCGGTAGCCCATCGCGATTTGGCAAGTCATAATTTTTTGATCGGTGATAAGACATTCTTGATTGATTACGATACGGCAATGTATGACACGCCACTAATTGATTTAATCCAAATGATTGATCGGACGCTAGATCAACAGAAATGGCAGTTCGATTGTTTTTATAGAATGATGGAACAATATCAATTGAGCGTCCCCTTAACTGAACAACAATATGCGCTCGTTTATTTATTGCTGCGCTATCCGGATAATTTCATGCGGGAAGTGATCGGTCTTTATGAGGGGAAGCGTCGCTTTGTTTCTAAAAAAATTGATGCGTATTTGACGATGATCATAAAACAATGGTCGCAACGGATGAACTTTTTTAGAGGCAGTCAACACTTTTTATACGAAGAACAGCAAAGCGAATCAACGATTGTGGTATGA
- a CDS encoding BofC C-terminal domain-containing protein, translated as MRNNRKSLKPHGFFLGLISALVLAILVGSAWLMMDTLNLNSSTKVNEQAKWAKPALAQEQVMVTLQKTYVCGVEEEEKVTKTVSSSDQLFKEYSDWELVSKQDNRYVFKKLEHDLAPMCKEHGYFGLTDGEVLTLFEGPPQEQKVIQTFFQINTDKFESGLFQNDLDLLKQGIRIHDLAEYNSILSTYGEYSDESLSSHHRQAVDE; from the coding sequence ATGCGTAATAATAGAAAAAGTCTGAAACCCCATGGTTTTTTCCTTGGTTTAATTAGCGCTCTCGTGCTAGCTATACTTGTGGGATCGGCATGGCTGATGATGGACACACTGAACTTGAATAGCAGTACAAAAGTGAACGAACAAGCGAAATGGGCTAAACCCGCGCTTGCTCAAGAGCAAGTAATGGTTACATTGCAAAAAACGTACGTTTGCGGTGTAGAGGAAGAGGAAAAGGTAACCAAAACGGTTTCTTCATCTGATCAATTGTTTAAGGAATATAGTGATTGGGAACTCGTTTCCAAACAAGACAATCGTTATGTATTTAAGAAGTTAGAACATGATTTGGCGCCTATGTGCAAGGAACATGGCTATTTCGGTTTAACGGATGGGGAAGTTTTGACATTGTTTGAAGGACCGCCACAAGAACAAAAAGTGATTCAAACTTTTTTCCAAATCAATACAGATAAATTCGAATCCGGGTTATTTCAAAATGATCTCGACCTTTTAAAACAAGGGATTCGGATCCATGACTTGGCGGAATACAATAGTATTTTATCGACATACGGAGAATATTCGGATGAAAGTTTGTCATCCCATCATCGACAAGCGGTGGATGAGTAG